The following is a genomic window from Janibacter sp. DB-40.
ACCGGCCGGCTCGACCTGCTGATCAACAACGCCGGCGTGATGATGACGCCCCGCGGGGTCACCCAAGACGGCTTCGAGCTGCAGCTCGGCACCAACCATCTCGGCCACTTCGCCCTGACCGGCCTGCTGCTCGACCGGCTCGTCGCCACCCCGGGGTCCCGGGTGGTCACCGTCTCGAGCCTGGCGCACCGCCTCGGGTCCGGGTGGATGAGATTCGAGGACCTGCACAGCGAGCGTTCCTACGACCGGATGGGGGCGTACGCGCAGTCGAAGCTGGCCAACCTCCTCTTCACCCACGAGCTGCAGCGGCGACTCGAGGCGACCGGTGCGGAGACCATCGCGGTGGCGGCACACCCGGGCATCTCGAGCACCGACCTCGGCCGCTACGTGCCCTGGTACGCGCGGCCGGTGGTCTCGGGCTTCACCCTCGCCGCAGGGCACAGCGCGGCGAAGGGGGCGCTGCCCACGCTCCGTGCCGCGACCGATCCCACCGTGGTCGGTGGCGATTACCTCGGTCCGACTGGCTACCGGCAGATGCGGGGACGACCCGGTGTGGTCACCCCGTCCCGTGCCTCGCGGGACCCGGAGGCCATGCGACGACTGTGGGAGATCTCCGAGGAGCTCACCGGCGTCCGGCCGCCGCTCGCCGTGGGTTAAAGCCCCAGGGGGTGTGTTGAGCGCCTCCGGGCCCGGACCCGTAGTCGTGGAGCTGCTCGCCGTGGGCCGGCAGCACCCCGGCGCCCTTGGAGGGGCGGGAGCACCTCGGAGCCTGGGATCGGGGCGCCCGTGGGCATGCCTTCGAGCCCTTCCTTGGGGAAGGGCTGTGGGGCGGGGTCGCTACAGGTGCCAGGTCACGCCGGTGGGGGTGATGCTCGCTCGCAGGTCTCGGGTGTGGACCCTGGTGTGGTGGCGCTCGCACAGCAGGGCGGCGTTGCCGATGTCGCTGGCCCCGCCGCGGGACCACCAGGCCACGTGGTGCGCGTCGCACCACTGCGGGGGCATGGTGCACCCCGGATAGGTGCAGCCGCCGTCACGTAGCCACAGGGCGCGTTTCTGCCCGGGGGTGAACCAGCGCGCCGAGCGGCCCAGGTCCAGGATCTCGCTGTCGCCGCCGAGCACGACCGGGATGATCCCCGCGTCGCAGGCCAGCTTGCGCACCACCGACGGGGCCAGCACCTGCCCGGTGGCGGTCACCCCCGCGCCGTGGGTGCCCTGGTGCAGGTCGTCCAGGCCGATGGTGACCACCACCTGCGCCTTCTCGCACTTCGGCTCCGCGCCCGGGGAGGCGACACCGCGGCGGATGATCTCCACCAGCGCGTCCGCCCGCCGCTGGGTCGCGGGCCGCTCATCCGCCTGACCGTCGGGGCCCTTGACCGGCCCCGACAGCGCGGCCAGGGCCGCGTCGACGACCGCGGCGCCCTCGGGATCGAGCACCACCCGGTACAGCGACATGCCGGCCGGGCCCTGGCTCTTGGTCAACGAGCGGCCGCGCTTGGCGCGACGGTCATCGTCCTCGCTCTCCTTCTCCGGCTTCAGCAACCGACCCGTGCGGGTGATCGCCACCGCCAGCTCCTTCTCGCCCAGCCCCCGCACCCGCTCCCGACGCCGCCCCTCCGGACCGGTGGCGACCACGTCGTCCTTCGCGGCCGCGACCAGGGCGCCCAGGTCCTCCTCAAGCATCTCCTCGTCCGCGACCGGCGCGACCTGCGCATGGAAGCGTGCCAGCTGGTCGGCCTTGCCCAACGGGAGCTCCCCGGCCTCGAAGGCTCCTCTCAGGTCGTTGACGGCATCTGTGGCCTTCAGCGCCGATGGGCCAGCCATCCGGGTGCCGGCCTGCGCGACCCGGACCACCGACGCGGTGTGCCGCACCCCCGGGTCCGGCGCCCGCTGGCCCTCGGCGCGGGTGACCCAGTCCGCCGGCGACCACGACGACTCCCCCGGCAACCCCCGCGCCAAGCCCTCGCGGACCAGGTCCACCTCGGCGACCTCCAACAGGGCACGTGCCTGCCCGACCACCGCCAACGCATCCGTGACCTCCGCATCCCCCAGACGCCACAACTCACCGCCACCACCAGCGCCCTGCGTCAACGACCGCAGCGCGTCACGCAGGCCGGGAGCAGTCCCGTAGCCCTCGTCCCACTGCGCTGTCATCGCCATGAAGAGACTCTGCCAGCGACCACCGACAACCCAGCCCGGGGCATGGTTTCGAGGCTCGCTCGCTACGCGAACTCACACCTCAACCACCACTGTCGGGACTCGCTATGCACACCTCAACCACCGGGTGTCGAAGGGCCAGTCCACAGGTGTGCGCACGCCCACCTGTGGACGGCATGCCAGTACCCGTACCGGCCGGCCGCTCCTCGCACGCATGAGCCGCGCTGCCGCGGGTAGGGCGACCACAACGACCCCCCCAACACGGAAGAAGCGAGATGAAACTGCAGGCACTCCGCAAGGTCTACGACGCGGAAGGACCCTTCGCCACCGTCTACCTGGAGGCGCGCTCGCCCGGCGAGGACGCACGCAAGCAGGTGCGGCTGCGCTGGGACGCCCTGCGTGGGCAGCTGGAGGACGCGGACGCACCGGAGGGCGTGGTGACCGCGCTCGACGAGGCGCTCCAGGAGGAGCAGAGCGGGGAGGTCCAGGCCGACGGTCGTGTCCTCGTCGCCGACCCGACGGGTGTGCTCCTCAACGAGCCGTGGGACGCCGCACTCGGCGCCGGCGACGCCGCCCACTTCGCCGGACAGCCCGAGCTGGGCGCCTACGTCCGGGAGTGGGCGCACTCGGTGCGGCTGCTGGTGGCGATCGTGGATCAGAACCGCGCCGTGGTCCGGCGTGAGGTCGCTGTCGCCGATCGCGAGCACCCTGCCGGCCCCGAGGAGGTCGTGGAGCCGGACACCGTCGAGTCCGTCCACAAGCCGCGCGGGCAGGCACTGTCCCACAAGCAGATCCAGCGTCGGGCGCACGAGACGGTCGAGCAGAACGCCCGGGAGATCGCCGAGCACCTCCAGTCGGTGGCCAAGCACTGGACACCGGACGTGCTGGTCCTGGCCGGCGAGGTGCAGGGCAGGACCGCGGTGCAGGAGGCGCTGCCCGAGGCACTCGCTCGGATCTGCCACCAGACCGACAGCGGAGGGACCGTCGACGAGGCGGCCGAGGAGGCACTCACCGCCGCGCTGCGCGAGCTGGCCAGCGACGTCGCGGCTGAGCGCGACCACCACCACCGTGAACGATTCGAGGAGGCCAAGGCGCACGACCGGGCGGTCGAGGGCTCGCGGGCCGTCGCTCAGGCCGCCGAGGCCGGCGCCGTCGACACCATCTTCTTCGGTGACGGCGAGGCCCCCTCGGGTGACGGAGAGTTGCTCGCCGCCTGTGCCCGGACGGATGCCGACGCCGAGGTGCTGGACGGCTCCGTCACCGATGGAGTCGCCGCGGTGCTGCGATTCGAGGCGCCCGTCAGTTGAGCCGTTCGCCGCTGTCGGCGTGGAAGACGTGCAGGTGCTCGGGGGCGGGCCGGACGCGTAGCGTGTCCCCGCGCATCGGCGGGCGTCGCCCGTCCACGCGCGCCACGAAGGGCTTCGTCTCCCCGTCCGAGCCGATGATGTCGATGTCCTCACCCATGGGGGTGGTGTGCACGTAGGCATCGGCGCCGAGCTCCTCGACGAGGTCGACCCGGAGGGGGAACCCGTCGTCGCTCGCGACCAGGTCCTCCGGACGGAGGCCGATGACGACGTGCGAGCCCGCGTCGGCGAGCACGTCGCGCGGGACCTCGAGCCGGTGGTCACCGAAGGTGACCCCGCCGTCGACGACCGGGACCTTCACGAGGTTCATGGCCGGGGAGCCGATGAAGCCGGCGACGAAGACGTTCGCCGGGCGGTCGTAGGTCTCCCGGGCCGTGGCGCACTGCTGCAGGTGGCCGTCCTTGAGCACCGCGATGCGGTCGCCCATCGTCATCGCCTCGGTCTGGTCGTGCGTGACGTACACGGTCGTCACCCCCAGGCGGCGCTGCAGCGAGGCGATCTGGGTACGGGTCTGCACGCGCAGCTTGGCGTCGAGGTTCGACAGCGGCTCGTCCATGAGGAAGACCTGCGGCTGCCGGACGATGGCGCGTCCCATGGCCACCCGCTGGCGCTGGCCACCGGAGAGGGCCTTCGGCTTGCGGTCGAGGTACTCGGTCAGGTCGAGGACCTTGGCCGCCTCGTCGATGCGCTTGGCGATGTCGGCCTTGTCGTTGCCGGCGATCTTCAGCGCGAAGGCCATGTTGTCGGCCACTGACATGTGCGGGTACAGCGCGTAGTTCTGGAAGACCATCGCGATGTCGCGTTCCTTCGGCGATGCCCCGGTGACGTCCGTGTCGCCGATGAGGATGCGCCCGCTCGTCACCTCCTCGAGGCCGGCGAGCATCCGCAGCGAGGTCGACTTGCCGCACCCGGACGGGCCGACGAGCACGAGGAACTCCCCGTCCGCGATGTCGATGTCCAGGGCGTCCACCGCGGGCGTCGGGTGCCCCGGGTAGGTCCGGGTGGCGCCGTCATAGGTCACCGTTGCCATGATCTCTCCTTCACCGGCGCTGGGCGCCGAACCGTTGTTCGGGGTGGGGGCGTGGGTGGTTGGGGACAGGGGCGCGAAGGGGGCGGGGCCGGCCGGTCATCGCAGCAGCTCCTCGGCGAGGGCGAAGTCGCAGAGGAGCCCGGTGACCAGGCCCCCTTCGACGGCTGCACGCACGGCGGTGGCCCGCTCGGAGCCGGAGCACACGGCGATGACCTCCGGGATGGCCACGAGCTCGGCGACGGACACCGAGATCAGCCGGTCGGCCAGCGGTGAGGTGACGCTGCGCCCGTGCGCGTCGAAGAGGACGCCGGCGATCTCGCCGACGACACCCGCCTCACGGACCTTCCGGCGCTCCTGCGCCGAGACGGCGTCGTGGATCGTCGAGGTGCCCGCACCCCACGCGCCGAGGCCGACGACGGCGTGGGTCACCCGGGACCGGTCGGCGATGGCGGTGCGGACCTCGCTCTGCCGCAGCACCGCACGGGCCGCGGCGGCATCCTCGAGGACGAAGGGGGCGAAGAAGAGCGTGGCCCGTCCGCCGGTGACCCGGGCGCTCTCCCGGGCGATGGAGACGGCGCTGGAGTCGACGCCGGGCACCTGCAGGGCGCCGGTCAGCTGGACGACGTCGACCGGGGGCAGGTCGTGCAGCAGGCCGGGCAGGACGCTGACCGTGCGCGACCACGGGAGTCCGAGCACGTCGCCCTCGCGCAACAGCTCTTGCAGCAGATCGGCGGCGAGCCGCGCCAGGGCCTCGCGCACGGCAGGAGCAGCGGCCGGTGTGGGCCCCGGCGTGACCAGCACGTGCTCGAGCCCCAGGTGGTCGCGCAGACGGGCAGAGGTCTCGGTGTCGAGGCTGTCCGGCGGCGTGATGCTGATCTGCACGATGCCCGCGCCCAGGGCGAGGTCGATGAGCCGGGCGACCTTGAAGCGGCTGATCCCCAGGGTCTCGGCGATGTCGGTCTTGGCCTCGCCCAGCACGTAGTGGCGCCGGGCGACCTCGGTCGCCAGGACGAGCTCCCTCGGCCCCGGACCGCCCTCGGTCGGGACCCTGCCGGTGGTTGACACACGAGCAGCATAAGCCCTTTACTCATATGAGCAACACCCCCGCTCATGTGAGCATCGGTGGATCGATGGTGACCACGCCGGCGGCGGTACCTCGTGCAACGGAGGACGAATCGTGCGACAGAGAGCCGGACGAGCACTGTGTGCCACGGCGGCGGCCACGCTGGCCCTCACGGCCTGCACCGCGGGCTGGGGCGGAGGCGCTCCCGAGGGCGGCAGCGGCAGCATCAACGTGCTCATGGTCAACAACCCCCAGATGGTCGACCTGCAGCGGCTGACCAGGGAGCACTTCACCGAGGACACCGGCATCACCGTCAACTTCACGGTCCTGCCGGAGAACGACGTCCGCGGCAAGATCAGCCAGGAGTTCTCCAGCCAGGCAGGCCAGTACGACGTCGCCTCGCTGAGCAACTTCGAGGTCCCGATCTACGCCCGGGCCGGGTGGATCGCACCCCTCGACGAGTACGCCGAGCAGGACAGCGAGTTCGACCAGGACGACATCCTCGACTCGATGGAGAGCTCGCTCTCGCAGGACGGCTCGATCTACGCCGAGCCGTTCTACGGCGAGTCCTCCTTCCTCATGTACCGCAAGGACGTCCTCGCCGAGCACGACCTGACCATGCCCGACGAGCCGACGTGGGACGAGGTCGCGGAGGTGGCCGCCACCGTCGACGAGAACGAGCCGGGGATGGCCGGCATCTGCCTGCGCGGCCTGCCCGGGTGGGGCCAGGTCCTCGCGCCGCTGACGACGGTGGTCAACACCTACGGCGGTACCTGGTTCGACGAGGACTGGGACGCGCGCGTCGCCTCCCCGGAGTTCACCGAGGCCGTGCAGTTCTACGTCGACCTCGTCCGCGACCACGGTGAGCGCGGCGCGCCCCAGGCCGGCTTCGCCGAGTGCCTCAACAGCCTCGTGCAGGGGGAGTCGGCCATGTGGTACGACGCCACCTCGGCCGCGGGGCTCATCGAGGCCGAGGGCTCGCCGCACCGGGGCAAGTTCGGCTACGCGGCGGCACCGACCGTCGAGACGGACAGCTCGGGCTGGCTCTACGCGTGGGTGTGGAGCATGCAGTCGGCAAGCACGAAGAAGGACAAGGCCTGGGAGTTCATCTCGTGGGCGTCGAGCAAGGAGTACGAGGAGCTCGTTGGCTCCGAGCTCGGCTGGTCGCGGGTCCCCTCGGGCAAGCGCGCGTCCACCTACGAGAACGAGGACTACCTGGCCGAGGCCGGTGACTTCGCGGGACCGACCCTCGAGGCGCTCCAGGCGACCGATCCCCTGGACCCGGGCGTGCAGCCGCGCCCGGCGCCCGGCGTGCAGTTCGTCGGCATCCCGGAGTTCCCGTCCCTGGGGACGCAGGTCTCCCGGGAGATCAGCGCGGCGATCGCCGGCCAGCAGAGCGTGGAGGACGCACTCGAGCGCGGGCAGGAGCTCACCGACGACGTCGGCGCCCTGTATCGCGAGGGCAAGGGAGGGAGGCAGCCATGAGCGTCATGACCCGGACCGAAGGGGGCCGCGCCCCTGACGAGACCACGGGGCCCGATCCCCGGTCCAGCTCGATGGCCAGGGCGGGACGGTGGGCCCGACGGGCGCCGCTGCTTCCGGCGCTGATTTTCACGATCGTGGTCACCCAGCTGCCCTTCGCGGCGGCCGTGGTCATCTCGCTGATGAACTGGAATGCCTACTACCCCGACAACCGGGGGTTCGCGGGCTTCGGCAACTTCGCCAGCATCTTCACCGACTCCAACGCCCGCTCGGCGGTCCTCGTCACCATCCTGCTGACCGCCTCGGTGGTCCTCGTCAGCCTCGCCCTGGGGCTGGGCATCGCGATCCTGCTCGACCGGCCCTTCCGCGGTCGGGGGGTGGTGCGCACGATGATGATCACCCCCTTCCTCGTCGTGCCGGTGGCCGCGGCCCTGCTGTGGAAGCACGCCCTCTACAACCCGGAGTACGGGCTGCTCAACGGGATGCTCACGTGGGTCTTCGGGGACAACGCGCCGCAACCGGACTGGATCAGCGAGAACCCACTCGTCTCGATCATCGTCGCGCTCGTGTGGCAGTGGACCCCCTTCATGATGCTCATCCTGCTGGCGGGCCTGCAGAGCCGGCCGCTCGACGTCATCGAGGCGGCCCGCCTGGACGGCGCCAGCTCGTGGCAGATCTTCCGGTACATGACGCTGCCGCACCTGCGTCGCTACATCGAGCTGGCCGGCCTGCTCGGCGCGATCTACGTCGTGCAGAACTTCGACCACGTCTTCACCATCACCGCCGGCGGGCTCGGCACCGCCAACCTGCCGTACTTCATCTACGAGACCTTCTACCTCGCGCAGGACTACGGACGGGCATCCGCCGCGGGCGTGGTCACCGTCATCGGCACGCTGATCGTCGCGATCCTCGCGCTGCGCACGGTCTTCAGCATCTTCAAGGAGGAGACGTCGTGACCGCTGCACCCCAGATCGAGAAGTCCAGACGGCCAGGGCTCGCGGGCCTGCTCACGGCGGCCGCGTGGGTGTGCGGCATCCTCTTCGCCCTCCCGGTCCTGTGGATGGTGCTGACCTCCTTCCACAGCGAGCCGGACGCGGCCACCAACCCCCCGAGCCTCTTCGCGCCGCTCAGCCTCGAGGGGTACCGCTCCTTCCTCGACGCCGGGCCGTGGCCGCCGCTGCTGAACTCGATGACGGCCAGCATCGTCTCGACGATCCTCGTCATCCTGCTCGCCTTCCCCGCGGCATACGCCCTCTCGATCAAGCCGGTGGAGAAGTGGACGGACGTCATGTTCTTCTTCCTCTCCACGAAGATGCTGCCGATCGTTGCCGCGATCATGCCGCTGTACCTCTTCGCGCAGCAGCTCCAGGTGCTCGACAACATCTGGTTCCTCGTCGTCCTCTACACGGCGATGAACCTGCCGATCGCGGTGTGGATGCTGCGTTCCTTCCTCGCGGAGGTGCCCACGGAGATGCTCGAGGCGGCCCAGGTCGACGGTGCCGGCCTCATCCGCACCCTCGTGTCGGTCGTCGCGCCCGTCGTGGCGCCGGGGATCGCGGCGGCCTCGCTCATCTGCTTCATCTTCAGCTGGAACGAGCTGCTCCTCGCCCGGGTGCTCACGAGCACGGTGGCCCAGACCGCCCCGGTCTTCCTCACCGGCTTCGTCACCAGCCAGGGCCTCTTCCTCGCCAAGGTCTGTGCGGCGTCCTTCGTCGTCTCCGTGCCCGTGCTCGTGGCCGGCTTCGCCGCGCAGGACAAGCTGGTGCAGGGCCTGTCGATGGGAGCCGTCAAGTGAGCCGAGCGCTGGTCGACCTCACCGCCGACGAAGGGGGCCTCACCGGCCTGGACGAGCGGGTCGCCGCCCCCGGTTACGACCGCACGTCGCTGCGGACGGGGATCGTCCACTTCGGGATCGGTGGCTTCCACCGGGCGCACCTCGCGGCCTACCTCGACCGGCTCATGGAGTCGGGAGAAGCCTCGGACTGGGCCCTCACCGGGGTGGGGGTGCTGCCGCACGACCGCGCGATCGTGGAGACCCTCGCCGCGCAGGACGGGCGGTACACCCTCGTCGTCAAGCACCCCGACGGCCGCCTGGAGCCGCGCATCATCGGGTCCGTCCGCGAGGCGCTGCTCGCGCCGGACGATCCCGAGGCGGTGCTCGACCGACTGACCGACCCCGCGGTGCGCATCGTGTCGTTGACGATCACGGAGGGCGGGTACCTCGTCAACCAGGTCACCGGCGAGCTCGACGCCGACGCGGAGTCGATCCGGGCGGACCTCGTCCCGGGGGCCACGCCGAGCTCCGTCTTCGGGTACGTCGTCGAGGGGCTGCGCCGGCGCCGCTCCGCCGGCACCGCCCCCTTCGCCGTGATGTCCTGCGACAACCTCCCGGGCAACGGTGACGTGGCCCGGCGGATGATCACCGCCTTCACCCGGCTGACCGATCCCGACCTCGCCGACTGGATCGAGCGGGAGGTGGCCTTCCCCAACGCGATGGTCGACCGGATCACCCCGGTCACCTCGCCGGAGGACGTCGCCACGCTCGAGCGCGAGTTCGGCGTCCGGGACGGGTGGCCCGTCGTCTGCGAGCCCTTCACGCAGTGGGTCCTCGAGGACGAGTTCCCGCTGGGCCGCCCGCCGCTGGAGCAGGTCGGTGTCCAGCTCGTCGAGGACGTCGTGCCCTACGAGCTGATGAAGCTGCGGCTGCTCAACGCCAGCCACCAGGCGCTCTGCTACCTCGGCCACCTCGCCGGCCACCGCTACGCGCACGAGGTGCTGGGGGAGGAGATTTTCCGCCGCTTCCTCCACGGCTACATGGTCCGCGAGGGGATGCCGACGCTGCCCGAGGTCGCCGGGGTGGATCTCGAGGAGTACGCCCGCACGCTCATCGAGCGCTTCGCCAACCCCGAGATCCGCGACACCCTCGCCCGGCTCTGCGCCGAGAGCAGCGACCGGATCCCCAAGTGGCTGGTGCCGGTGATCCGCGCGAACCTCGCCGCCGGCGGGGAGATCGAGCTGTCCGCGCTCGTCGTCGCGTCCTGGGCCCGGTACGCGGAAGGGGTGGACGAGCAGGGGCACCCGATCGAGGTCGTCGACCGGATCCGGGAGCGGGTCATGGCCGCGGCCGCACGGCAGGAGGAGGACGAGCTCGCCTTCCTGCGCGACCCCGATCTCTTCGGCGACCTCGTCGTGGACGAGCGCTTCACCAGCGCCTACCGGCGGGCCCTCGCGAGCCTGCACGAGGTCGGTGCCCGGGCCACCGTCGAGCGATGGGTTGAGCGGGTCGGTGCCTGACCGTCCGTCGCGGCCCGCGGTGGCCGAAGTCGGCCTCCCGCGCCAGACTGGCCGTCGAGCCCCGATCAGGAGGTCCGCGTGAGTGCACGCCCGCTCGTTGCCGGTGTCGACTCCTCGACGCAGTCGACCAAGGTCGTCGTCCACGACGCCGAGACCGGAGCCGTCGTGCGCTCCGGCCGCGCCGGTCACCCCGACGGCACCGAGGTCCATCCCGACCGGTGGTGGGAGGCCTACGGGGCGGCGAGCGAAGGGGGTCTGCTCGAGGGCGTCTCGGCGATCGCCGTCGGTGGCCAGCAGCACGGTCTGGTCACCAGTGACGCCTCCGGGGCGGTCGTGCGCGACGCCCTGCTGTGGAACGACAACCGCTCGGCCGACGCGGCGGTGGACCTCGTGCGCGAGCTCGGTGGCCAGGACGCCTGGGTGGACGCCGTCGGCAGCGTGCCCGTGGCCAGCTTCACCGTGACGAAGCTGCGCTGGATGGCATGGCACGAGCCGGAGCTGGCCGCCCGGGTCGCTCGGGTGGAGCTGCCGCACGACTGGATCACCTCACGCCTGCTCGACGGCGGCGAGCGGGTGGCCGACGCGGTGACCGACCGTGGCGATGCGAGCGGGACCGGCTACTGGTCACCCGCGAGCGGCGAGTACCGCACCGACCTCCTCGAGCTCGCGCTCGGGCGGGTGCCCGACCTGCCCACGGTGCTCGGGCCGCACGCTGCCGCGGGCCGGACCGCCGCCGGCCTGGTCGTCGGTCCGGGGACCGGCGACAACATGGGCGCCGCCCTCGGGCTGGGGCTGCTCGAGGGCGACGCCGTGGTCTCGCTCGGCACGAGCGGCACGGCCTTCGCCGTCCACGCCGAGGCGGTCCGTGACCCCTCCGGTGACGTCGCCGGGTTCGCCGACGCGACCGGCCTCCACCTGCCGCTGGTGTGCACGCTCAACGCGGCCCGGGTCATCACCTCCGCCGCCCAGATGCTCGGGGTGGACGTCGCCGAGCTCGACCGGCTGGCGCTCGCCGCGCGTCCCGGCGCCGAGGGGCTGGCGCTCCTGCCCTACCTCGACGGGGAACGCACCCCGACGCTGCCGCACGCCAGCGGTACCCTGGCCGGGCTGCGGCGGGACAACATGACCCCGGAGAACCTCGCCCGGGCCGCCTACGAGGGGATGCTGTGCAACGTCGGCGCGGGCCTGGACGCGCTGCGGGCGCACGGCGTCGAGGTGCGCCGGGTCTTCCTCATCGGTGGTGCGTCGATCTCCACCGCCGTGCAGGCGATCGCCCCGGACGTCTTCGGCGCCCGGGTCGTCGTGCCGGTGGCCGGGGAGTACGTCGGACGGGGGCCGCCCGGCAGGCCGCGTGGGTGCTCTCCGGTGAGGAGCAGCCCCCGCAGTGGGAGATCGAGGTGGACTCGGTCGCCGACCCGGACGGCGCTGCCGACGGCGAGGCCGTGCGCGGTCAGTACGCCGAGCTGCTGCGGGCCACCCACGGCATCTGACGCCGCCGCGGCCCGGGGAGTCAGCGTGCCGGGTCCACGATCGTCATCCCCGCGACGGTCGCCCGGTCGAAGCCGGGCAGCAGTGCCGCCGCCTCCTCGAGGCCGATGGTCCGCTCGACGAGCCGCTGCGGCCGGAGCGCCCCGGACTCGATGAGCGCGAGCATGCCCGGGTAGTCGACCGCCGCCATGCCGTGGCTGCCGAGCAGGTCGAGCTCCCAGCCGATGACCCGCGCCATCGGCACCCGCGGGTGGCCCTCGACCGGCGGCAGCAGGCCGATCTGCACGTGGCGGCCACGACGACGCAGGCTGTGGATGGCGTCGGCGCAGGTCTGCTCGCTGCCCACGGCGTCGACGGCGACGTGGCTGCCGCCGCCGGTCAGCCCGGCCACGGCTTCCCCGATGTCGCGGCCGTCCGCGAGGAGGGTGTGGTCGGCGCCCAGCTCGGTGGCCACGGCGAGGGCCTGCGGGTTCCGGTCGACCGCGACCACCCGGGCGCCGAGCGCGCGGGCGATCATCACCGCGCTCAGCCCGACGCCGCCGGCACCGACGACGGTGACCCATTCCCCCTTCGTCAGTGCGGCCCGGGCGACCAGCGCCCGGTATGCCGTGGCGAAGCGGCACCCCAGGCTCGCCGCCGTCGTGAAGTCCACGCTCTCGGGGAGGCGGACGAGGTTGGTGTCGGCCGCGTGCAGCGCCACGTACTCGGCGAAGGAGCCCCAGTGCGTGAATCCCGGCTGCTCCTGGTCCGGGCAGACCTGCGCCTCGCCCGCGGCGCACCACGAGCACCGCCCGCAGCCGCAGACGAAGGGGACGGTGACCCGGTCCCCGACCTGCCACCGACGGACACCGGCGCCGACCTCGGTCACCACCCCGGCGAGCTCATGACCGGGGACGTGGGGCCAGGCGATGTCGTCGTGTCCCGCCCACGCGTGCCAGTCGCTGCGGCACAGTCCGGTCGCCCTCACTTCCACCACGACCCCACCCTCCGGAGCGAAGGGGGGCGCCACCTCCCGCACCTCGGGCTGGGCTCGGACGGCATCGATGACCACGGCTCGCACACGGTCATCCTCTCAACCGCGTCCCGGCGGCGGACGGGGCACTAGCGTGTGCGCCATGACGACCCCCGCGGACTCGATGCCCACCCCCGCCGGTCGCGGCCGAGCGCGGCAGAACGCGATCTACCGCCCCGGCGCGCTCGGCATCGCACCGACCGTCCCCACCGACGTCACCGAGCTCGAGCGGCGGGCGAAGCGCGCGATGAGCCGCAAGGCATGGGCCTATGTCGCGGGTGGAGCGGGCACGGGGGCGACGGTGCGGGCCAACCGCGACGCCTTCGACCGCTGGCAGGCCGTCCCGCGGATGCTGCACGGGACCACCCGGCGCGACCTGTCCACCCGGGTCCTCGACACCCCGATGGACGCACCCCTGATGCTCGCGCCCGTCGGGGCCGCCGGGCTCGTCGTCGAGGACGCCGACGTGCGGGTCGCCGAGGGTGCGCACGCCAGCGGCATCCCCTACGTCTTCTCCTGCCAGGGCAGTGCCCCGATGGAGATGACGGCGCGGGCGATGGCCGGGACCCCCTTCTGGTACCAGCTCTACTGGTCGACGGACGAGGGCCTCGTCGACTCGATGATCGAGCGCGCCGAGGCGGCCGGTGCGCAGGCGCTCGTCGTCACCCTCGACACCACCATGCTCGGGTGGCGCACCCAGGACCTCGATCTGGGCAGCCTGCCCTTCGCCCGGGGGCAGGGGATCGCGCA
Proteins encoded in this region:
- a CDS encoding HNH endonuclease signature motif containing protein; translated protein: MAMTAQWDEGYGTAPGLRDALRSLTQGAGGGGELWRLGDAEVTDALAVVGQARALLEVAEVDLVREGLARGLPGESSWSPADWVTRAEGQRAPDPGVRHTASVVRVAQAGTRMAGPSALKATDAVNDLRGAFEAGELPLGKADQLARFHAQVAPVADEEMLEEDLGALVAAAKDDVVATGPEGRRRERVRGLGEKELAVAITRTGRLLKPEKESEDDDRRAKRGRSLTKSQGPAGMSLYRVVLDPEGAAVVDAALAALSGPVKGPDGQADERPATQRRADALVEIIRRGVASPGAEPKCEKAQVVVTIGLDDLHQGTHGAGVTATGQVLAPSVVRKLACDAGIIPVVLGGDSEILDLGRSARWFTPGQKRALWLRDGGCTYPGCTMPPQWCDAHHVAWWSRGGASDIGNAALLCERHHTRVHTRDLRASITPTGVTWHL
- the ugpC gene encoding sn-glycerol-3-phosphate ABC transporter ATP-binding protein UgpC, with protein sequence MATVTYDGATRTYPGHPTPAVDALDIDIADGEFLVLVGPSGCGKSTSLRMLAGLEEVTSGRILIGDTDVTGASPKERDIAMVFQNYALYPHMSVADNMAFALKIAGNDKADIAKRIDEAAKVLDLTEYLDRKPKALSGGQRQRVAMGRAIVRQPQVFLMDEPLSNLDAKLRVQTRTQIASLQRRLGVTTVYVTHDQTEAMTMGDRIAVLKDGHLQQCATARETYDRPANVFVAGFIGSPAMNLVKVPVVDGGVTFGDHRLEVPRDVLADAGSHVVIGLRPEDLVASDDGFPLRVDLVEELGADAYVHTTPMGEDIDIIGSDGETKPFVARVDGRRPPMRGDTLRVRPAPEHLHVFHADSGERLN
- a CDS encoding oxidoreductase, with amino-acid sequence MDNGSWSSEDMPDLTGRTAVVTGANTGLGAVTARELSQRGARVVLACRDMAKGADVAADLAEAQVVRLDLSSLASVRDAAAQIREMTGRLDLLINNAGVMMTPRGVTQDGFELQLGTNHLGHFALTGLLLDRLVATPGSRVVTVSSLAHRLGSGWMRFEDLHSERSYDRMGAYAQSKLANLLFTHELQRRLEATGAETIAVAAHPGISSTDLGRYVPWYARPVVSGFTLAAGHSAAKGALPTLRAATDPTVVGGDYLGPTGYRQMRGRPGVVTPSRASRDPEAMRRLWEISEELTGVRPPLAVG
- a CDS encoding sugar ABC transporter substrate-binding protein yields the protein MVRQRAGRALCATAAATLALTACTAGWGGGAPEGGSGSINVLMVNNPQMVDLQRLTREHFTEDTGITVNFTVLPENDVRGKISQEFSSQAGQYDVASLSNFEVPIYARAGWIAPLDEYAEQDSEFDQDDILDSMESSLSQDGSIYAEPFYGESSFLMYRKDVLAEHDLTMPDEPTWDEVAEVAATVDENEPGMAGICLRGLPGWGQVLAPLTTVVNTYGGTWFDEDWDARVASPEFTEAVQFYVDLVRDHGERGAPQAGFAECLNSLVQGESAMWYDATSAAGLIEAEGSPHRGKFGYAAAPTVETDSSGWLYAWVWSMQSASTKKDKAWEFISWASSKEYEELVGSELGWSRVPSGKRASTYENEDYLAEAGDFAGPTLEALQATDPLDPGVQPRPAPGVQFVGIPEFPSLGTQVSREISAAIAGQQSVEDALERGQELTDDVGALYREGKGGRQP
- a CDS encoding sugar-binding domain-containing protein gives rise to the protein MSTTGRVPTEGGPGPRELVLATEVARRHYVLGEAKTDIAETLGISRFKVARLIDLALGAGIVQISITPPDSLDTETSARLRDHLGLEHVLVTPGPTPAAAPAVREALARLAADLLQELLREGDVLGLPWSRTVSVLPGLLHDLPPVDVVQLTGALQVPGVDSSAVSIARESARVTGGRATLFFAPFVLEDAAAARAVLRQSEVRTAIADRSRVTHAVVGLGAWGAGTSTIHDAVSAQERRKVREAGVVGEIAGVLFDAHGRSVTSPLADRLISVSVAELVAIPEVIAVCSGSERATAVRAAVEGGLVTGLLCDFALAEELLR